A single window of Debaryomyces hansenii CBS767 chromosome F complete sequence DNA harbors:
- a CDS encoding DEHA2F18700p (similar to uniprot|P48606 Saccharomyces cerevisiae YOR265W RBL2 Protein involved in microtubule morphogenesis) has translation MSPSSLQIKVNSLKRLIKEESLYQQEVAEQQHFVNQMKSNNADEYELKKQIQVLEESQRMVPEVSEKIKKHKQALIEYVENYKGDEDLSAAKELISAEV, from the coding sequence ATGTCTCCAAGTAGTTTACAGATTAAGGTCAATTCCTTGAAAAGATTAATAAAGGAAGAGTCATTGTACCAACAAGAAGTTGCTGAACAACAGCACTTTgtaaatcaaatgaaatcaaataatgctGATGAATACgaattgaagaagcaaATTCAAGTGTTAGAAGAATCCCAAAGAATGGTGCCAGAAGTTTCTgagaaaatcaaaaagcATAAGCAAGCATTAATAGAGTATGTGGAAAATTATAAAGgtgatgaagatttaaGTGCTGctaaagaattaattaGTGCTGAAGTATAA